The genomic DNA caacaacgcgttttaaagccgtgatggtcttgatcccatcagaactctgcagttaagcgtgcttctgctggagtagtaccaggatgggtgacctccttggaagtctggtttgggggaaCCAAAAGctgacaatattgtgtgtcattgaggtggggtgttacacGGTAGTTCTCATATCCGGATCTTTTCAAGCTCGATCTATCGCCCTCCATTCCTCCATAACTCCAACGTGACACACCATTGTGATCACCGGCCTCCTAGCATTCCACCAATGTCGCCTTGTTCTCATTCTGATCACCACGCATTGATGCGTGGTCCCATGCGCCTGCACGTGCGTCTCATGCACTGCCGCATGACCTCCAAGTTGCTAATAGAAGCTCTTTCGCTGGTCTCCCTCCGCCTCATCCTCTATTGAAGTTGCTGCTCAATGGGcttttttctgttatttttattttcccagtatttttcattttctcgtCTTTTGCTGCTTTTTTGTTTGTGGGTTACTGTCTCTTAGATCATTGGCGTTTTATTTTTACAGTTGAGACTTTTATAACTGGATTTGTGTTGATACGTCTCTATTCTTCAGTCCTTGCATCAAACTATATATGAAAGTGCATCTTCCGCTTTTAACTCCTTTCAGTGTTACTGCTATTTTCAAGTTGGGGTTCATATAGTTTTGCATTAATCTGTGACCATTTTGCTTCTGTAACTACCTTGAGCGGCTCCTTGAGAGGATTAGGTCACTTGTTTGACAAATTTCTTACCTTTTGTATGTATTTATGCACTGTTGTATTTCATTTTGGGATTGTTGTTGGGAAACTCACCCCCTTTTCGGTTTTAGGATTGTCTACTCTCTCTTCATTTTGAATCAGGAGTTGGAATGATCATTCCTTGTACCCATTTTCcatattcaattagaaaaaaaaaaaaaaaaaaaaaaaaaaagaaaaaaaagtacaatatgTTTCAACGCATTGCGTGTAGTGTAATACTCcggtctcatattgggaagataagaagaagcccacatagagtgtgtggtttataaaaatagtcatgggtgctaagtcccacattgcctaattactaggtgaaactgggctttataataaattatagggaaaactccaaattgactagtccttttggagtgatagtacagatgtggctagcgctttttcctgggccattataaatggtatcagagcaaccTAGAAACGCCAGGCCATGTGGTATtaaagcactgcatgacgtggccctgacgaggacgttaggaatttaagagggagagtttgtaataccccggtcccatattgggaagatgagaagaagcttacatagagtgtgtggtttataaaaatagacatgggtgctaagtctcacattgcctagttactaggtgaaactgtgctttataatgaattctaggaaaaactccaaattgactagtcttgtTGGgatgatagcgcagatgtgactAGCGTTTTTTCCTAGGTCAttacaattggtatcaaagccattgtccagcctgagatggggggagtatgcacaagcccatgaaggtcgctagcgggcgCTCGCTCGggcggacgccaagaatgggctaatcccatgagggtcgccagcgaggatgctgggtcctaagagggggtgattgtgacgtctcacatcgcctgggtatggagatgaggatgtgcttaaatgtatactacacccttaatgacaacaacgcgttttaaagccgtgatggtcataatcccatcagaactccgcagttaagcgtgcttctgttGGAGTAGTatcaggatgggtgacctcctgagAAGTATAGTTCGAGGGGAGTCAAAAGCGggcaatattgtgtgtcattaaggtgtagtatacatttaagcatatccttatctccatacccaggcgatgtgagacgtCACATACCGTAAGCGGGACGAAGAGGTCCGAGAAAGGAGGAGGAATGCCAGTGCAACTGCTTTGTGGCAAAAAAACATAACTAAAAAAGAGAAGACCATAAACATATTGTACTCAATTTGGTCATTTTCGTGATTCGTTAACTTTTAAAAGTGATATGATAAGAATAGGTacctaatttaaataataattgcGAATCAGACCTACTAAAcataattctaaaaataaaatgacccATTTTTACTTtacatcatttttattatatatttgtataacaggctactaaataacattttcctaatTATAAATTACTTAAACGAAAACCCATGTAAATACTCTGTTCAAATTTACTCGAGATGTACTTATTGAGTTGCATTTAGGTTTCATAAGCCTTCAACAATGTGGTTTGACTTGATTCAATAATTCAAAGATAAAAAAGGACTTTTGCTTCGGATCCAAGCATTCTAATTTCGTGCAAAAGATAAATAGTATTATCCAACTTGGGGTAGTTCAGTGTCAATAGAGCACTACACGTGCACGCCATGTTAAAGGTCAACGTGGCAGTTCAGGCTCTTTATAATtcattaagaataaaaaaaaaggaaaaaaatacatttatttagGCCATGACTTGTAGTTTGAATGGTTGGCTGTGAATACTTGGCCTCTAAGCAAACCTTGATAATGCCGCTTCAGCTTCTCGTTTCTTCTGATTTTCTCCCTCCGCATCTGGCTTCTTTGAAACGTCCAAATTTAATGCTGattcaacaaaaagaaaaaagaaaaaagaaaaaaccttttgGGTATTCATTGTCAAtccaaatatttgaaaaattcaatgcaAAAGTATGGTGGAACATTAATCATATTAAAGTCTTGGTTCCTTCTTTGCCAATAATTTGTCGGTCCACCGCTTTAAATAATTCATGCAATTTCATAGTGATGCAATTTTGTATGGATTTGATACCTTTGGATCATATCGTTTCATatcatctctctctcacacacagaAAACACATAATCTTAGGCTCTTAGCccattaagttttattttttaatttttttttatcatgttaatattaattattataggATAAGAAAGGGATACAAATTTattggtttgaaaaaatttcctaaCTTAATCTAATAAGTgccaagtgtcatctctcacatggtttttttttttttttaaagagttatttattgttattctactaatttataaacttaaatattaattttaagaaactcaaatatgttgaatgacacttgtcactttttttatttatttttttttctaattcaaaggATAGGCTGGGAAAactaattgtggctatcctacttcggcgtgaccatagtagcacttaCTCGCTAGGAGCCGCACATGAGAGGCCTAGACGATGAAAACCGAATGCATTCCCTCAAATTCGACTGAGTTATATAGCCTAATTCAGTCCTACCAGGGCATGGGAATCCAATGTGATTGATATTAGATTCtccattgcaaaaattaaaacccaCGTCCTGAacacttgaaaattttcttgggCCATTGAACTATCACTCTTAATGgtaatgacacttgtcacttattagagtaggttcAAGGAAATCCCGAGTTAAAGTATaagaaggatgataccattttTAAATTCATCATCTACATCACTCGCTACAATTCTAACCAAACTTTACGGGGTGTAGGCGACAAGTTCAATTATTGTCTTCCCAAGAagtttccttgatttgattttctaaataaaaaatttaggaaaaaactATACTTATTTTTTGTCAAACTCTTGCTCGATTTGTAATGTCACTTTAAACTTTTGAAAGTTGTAATATGCCTCGTAAATTACCAATTTCTTTCACTTAACCCTGAAAGATGGGCTATATGCAATATTACATTTGAcccaaaataacaataatacatcttcaaataaaaaattaaaaaagaaaggaaaaaaagcaGACCATGGCTAGTAGTTGGTCACCTCCATGGccggctattttttttttttttttggtccaaattAACAGAAAATTTAATAGTAAGGGTTAAGTGTAGTTTGTGGTGGGACATTACAACTTTTTAATGCTAAGGAAGACATTATATattaagtagtaatttaaagagaataaatatacttttataaaaaaaattataaagaaaatagattAAGAACATATCAAATTAGATTCTTGAGAACTAAgctttaaatgttaaaagtctAAAGACCATTACTATTGTCCCCCATATTACATGGAAGAGAAACCCGACGGCCCTCACCATTCACCAATAAAGTAATTTTGCAAACCGCATTTAGCAACgaattttgagaagagaaagtgagaaaaaattgattaatatatatataaagtaaaaaaaaaaaaaaaaactgttgttTAATGTAAAGAAATAAAGTtgacttaaaaaagaaaaaaatggtttcCAGACAAATTACAATGAGCCGTGGGTGCTAGAACGTCCACAAAGTAAATCGATGAGTACATCATAGTGTCGGGAAGTCGGTCCGTAGGTGATAGGACCACTGGTGAGGTGGCACCGCCTCAACTTCAAATATCAGAAGGAGcctataatattattataattcttCCAATAATCTTACCcatcacttttatttttatttttattttctcaatattgatataatattttaaaattacgattaaatttataaaaaaaattagccaaTAGCATTACTTTAATTCTTTGTACCCTTCTTTACTTAATTGTAATAAATATTCTTGGGAATAATTAATCTCTACAAATCAACCAATTATTAGAAGTTGTTTTTCTCGGGGTacgagacagagagagaggggttgtTCTCGTGATAATCGGACGGCTGAGCAAATCAACGAATAaaacagaaaaggaaaaggaggagTGACGTGGGAGCCTCACCACCGTCGCTTAGTCCTACCGCACCACAGATTGATTAAATAAATGACCGTTCACATTGCTGGCGATGCTTTCTTTTGGTTGATATCATGGAATCATTGTCATCGTCCATTTCCCTCTAACTTCTTTCTCATTCCAATTCACAATTCACAGCGCGAGTGAGCGAATTCCTCGGTGTTTCAGACAAAAGGAGGGAAACTCCGATTCCGCCGGAACCTAACCActggattttgttttcttgtgtgGATTTGTAATGGAAATTGTCTAAATCATAATCTAAATCCGCCCGAGCCTTCCGCTTTTTGGTTTTCCCGCTATTGCTGTGTCTCTTTTTCGTTTCTTCTGGAGCTCCTTTTGtgcttctctctctttgtctctgCACCGATCTGATTCATCCGAAGCGGTGAAAAGAGATTGGAAAACGAACTCTGGTAGCTCAATTCAATCtctttttgaataatttttttcttagctCTGCGTTTTTATGTATATTCTAGTGattttaatgattaatttttatttacttttttgcttgtttgtttaattttcccTGTCGGATTCAGATTTACAATTACTAGAAGAAATGGTGAGGAATCCGAAAAGAGTTGTTGCGGAGGTCGCTGATTCCAATCTGGTAATCTCAAAACTGCACTGAACCTTGatgtttaaatataattttcgGAGCCTCTTTTTATAGTTGATGGAATATATCGTTGAAAAAGTAAACTTTGTTTTGGCGTGTTGGTAACCCCCGTTTTTGTAGGATATAAGAAGCTTGTGTTACGAAAGTttcgcttttctttttcttttttttttttttttttggtgcttctTCCTGTAAACAAGTATTTTTGGAAATCGTATTTGGGGTTGAACCAAAATCGGGCTCACTTTCTGGATCAAATAACTTTTGGAGTAAATAGGAGATGCATGATAAGCTTAATTTACAAGTTTCAGGGTGTGGTATTTGATCACATAGGTGATGTCtgtattaaatattattgaatTCTTTGAGATTTGCTTTCCTATGGATGTTATTTTTTCGATAATGGTGTCTCTCTTTTGCATTACAACTGATTTGTGAACTTGGGTACATAAATTCAGGCTCCTTCAAAAGATATGAGCCCGCAATCCGATGCAACATCATGTATATCATCTGCAGGAGATGCCATGGGCAGTGTCAAAGGGAGCGAAGTTGACCAAGATTCCCTTACTACTGATCAAGGCATGTCTTATTCGACAAGCGGCTATTATGGATACTACTATCCAGGTTAGCTGTGGCTGATAATATGAACTTCACTATTTTAGTATTGTCTTTTTATTGATTGTGTATTTATGTTTTCACGTCTTACAATAGCATGTTCACAGGTTATGAAGGTTCCTATGGAGAGTTGGACAACCAAGCCTATTATGTTGGCGGTGATGGAACGGAACTTCAGTATCCTGTGAGTATCTCAATCTGTGACCTGATTTCTGGCAATTAATGCTCAAGTCTGGAATTTAGCTTGCTACTAATATCATGCGTATTCGATTTGACATTTCATGACAAGTTGAACTTACATTCGCTTTTGCTTCATTTAGGTCATGCAAACAGATAATGGATCTTTTGTCTACATCATGCCGGGATTTCAGCCCAGTTACTCTCCATACTTGCCGGTAACTACAATTGGTGTTGATGGACAATACGTTGATCAGCAGGCATATCCTTCAAGCCCCATTTTTCAACCATCCATGGCTTCCCCTGGATATTATCCCACTACTCTTCCTTATGGGGAGTTGGCACCATCACCCTACGCATGGGATCCATCCCTCCTTGTTGGAGATGGATCTTTTGGAAATAGCTATGCTGGAGTTCCAGAATTTCTGGGCCCTAAACCTAATTTATCTTCTCCAAGTCATGGCCATGCTCCTCATTCTAAATCCTTTTCTGGCTTTAGCAATCCACTGGATATTAGTAACACCCTGTCACCATTGGATGTCGCATCTGGTCATGGCATGCACAAACCGCTAAAACTAGTGAACAAGGTATTCTGGTTCTTTGTGCTCTGTAGTGTTATATACTTTCCTCCTGTGGCAATGTTAAtgaattttgaaatgatttttaggCCGTTCCTCATGGCTCATCTTTCCAGTCAGATATGCTCGCTAAAGGTTATTTACCCAGTTCAAAGTTCTCAGCGCACAACCAAAGGAAGGGTGGATTGCTTTATTCAAACAGTCCAGTTAATTTAAAAGCAAGTGGAAGGGGTTGGGGCGGCACAGAGAAGCTGAAATCCAGAAGCAAGGTCAATGGTGTCAGTGATATTAGTTTGCTTAATGAGCAGAACCAGGGTCCTAGAACAGCCAATGCAAAAAGTGTGTTGATGTCTGGAGGTAATGCGGCTGGATCCCTGGAAACTGATGGGAATGGAAATGGTAACAGCATAACCTCTCTAATCAGGATGGATCAATATAACCTTCCTGACTTTTCCACCAAATACGATcgtgcatttttctttgttatcaAATCTTACAGTGAAGATGATATTCATAAGAGCATCAAGTACAACGTGTGGGCCAGTACTCCTAATGGAAATAAGAGGTTGGACAGTGCATATCAAGATGCACAAGAGACTATGGTGGAGAAAAGCAGCAAGTGTCCtgtgtttcttctcttttcgGTATGCTCTAGAGTTCAATAATGATTCCAATGCAGAAGTTTCCACTTGGCATGCCTTTTGTTCCCCCAAAAATAGTAACTAATGTCtcggttttttgtttgtttttgttcagGTTAATGCAAGTGGTCAGTTTTGTGGAGTAGCAGAGATGATTGGCCGAGTTGATTTTAATAAGAACATGGATTTCTGGCAGCA from Corylus avellana chromosome ca6, CavTom2PMs-1.0 includes the following:
- the LOC132184653 gene encoding YTH domain-containing protein ECT4-like isoform X2: MVRNPKRVVAEVADSNLAPSKDMSPQSDATSCISSAGDAMGSVKGSEVDQDSLTTDQGMSYSTSGYYGYYYPGYEGSYGELDNQAYYVGGDGTELQYPVMQTDNGSFVYIMPGFQPSYSPYLPVTTIGVDGQYVDQQAYPSSPIFQPSMASPGYYPTTLPYGELAPSPYAWDPSLLVGDGSFGNSYAGVPEFLGPKPNLSSPSHGHAPHSKSFSGFSNPLDISNTLSPLDVASGHGMHKPLKLVNKAVPHGSSFQSDMLAKGYLPSSKFSAHNQRKGGLLYSNSPVNLKASGRGWGGTEKLKSRSKVNGVSDISLLNEQNQGPRTANAKSVLMSGGNAAGSLETDGNGNGNSITSLIRMDQYNLPDFSTKYDRAFFFVIKSYSEDDIHKSIKYNVWASTPNGNKRLDSAYQDAQETMVEKSSKCPVFLLFSVNASGQFCGVAEMIGRVDFNKNMDFWQQDKWNGYFPVKWHIIKDVPNVHLRHIILENNDNKPVTNSRDTQEVRFSLGIEILNIFKNHASKTSILDDFDFYESRQKVMQEKRTRQFAPHYNLEKIEELTTSFKSVDLSAVKSIEQPEVGDKVKI
- the LOC132184653 gene encoding YTH domain-containing protein ECT4-like isoform X1 gives rise to the protein MVRNPKRVVAEVADSNLAPSKDMSPQSDATSCISSAGDAMGSVKGSEVDQDSLTTDQGMSYSTSGYYGYYYPGYEGSYGELDNQAYYVGGDGTELQYPVMQTDNGSFVYIMPGFQPSYSPYLPVTTIGVDGQYVDQQAYPSSPIFQPSMASPGYYPTTLPYGELAPSPYAWDPSLLVGDGSFGNSYAGVPEFLGPKPNLSSPSHGHAPHSKSFSGFSNPLDISNTLSPLDVASGHGMHKPLKLVNKAVPHGSSFQSDMLAKGYLPSSKFSAHNQRKGGLLYSNSPVNLKASGRGWGGTEKLKSRSKVNGVSDISLLNEQNQGPRTANAKSVLMSGGNAAGSLETDGNGNGNSITSLIRMDQYNLPDFSTKYDRAFFFVIKSYSEDDIHKSIKYNVWASTPNGNKRLDSAYQDAQETMVEKSSKCPVFLLFSVNASGQFCGVAEMIGRVDFNKNMDFWQQDKWNGYFPVKWHIIKDVPNVHLRHIILENNDNKPVTNSRDTQEVRFSLGIEILNIFKNHASKTSILDDFDFYESRQKVMQEKRTRQFAPHYNLEQKIEELTTSFKSVDLSAVKSIEQPEVGDKVKI
- the LOC132184653 gene encoding YTH domain-containing protein ECT4-like isoform X3 translates to MFTGYEGSYGELDNQAYYVGGDGTELQYPVMQTDNGSFVYIMPGFQPSYSPYLPVTTIGVDGQYVDQQAYPSSPIFQPSMASPGYYPTTLPYGELAPSPYAWDPSLLVGDGSFGNSYAGVPEFLGPKPNLSSPSHGHAPHSKSFSGFSNPLDISNTLSPLDVASGHGMHKPLKLVNKAVPHGSSFQSDMLAKGYLPSSKFSAHNQRKGGLLYSNSPVNLKASGRGWGGTEKLKSRSKVNGVSDISLLNEQNQGPRTANAKSVLMSGGNAAGSLETDGNGNGNSITSLIRMDQYNLPDFSTKYDRAFFFVIKSYSEDDIHKSIKYNVWASTPNGNKRLDSAYQDAQETMVEKSSKCPVFLLFSVNASGQFCGVAEMIGRVDFNKNMDFWQQDKWNGYFPVKWHIIKDVPNVHLRHIILENNDNKPVTNSRDTQEVRFSLGIEILNIFKNHASKTSILDDFDFYESRQKVMQEKRTRQFAPHYNLEQKIEELTTSFKSVDLSAVKSIEQPEVGDKVKI